One window of the Rhipicephalus sanguineus isolate Rsan-2018 chromosome 4, BIME_Rsan_1.4, whole genome shotgun sequence genome contains the following:
- the LOC125758119 gene encoding proline-rich protein 36-like: MPDIVPTELTLTPVSLNATTVHRSTAAPSAESSSTEATLFASTSGALTEQSLNQNAPGEFPVSAETPQVLAENDGVTTHFVNESKPGLGAALAEVPSRVVINSSEAAHDVASIENVPTNQGLAPEPSEGSLLGKISTNAGAAQGVSTEAPSLTPTLAVTYEPSPALSSRGTEAPTLQASVPIPEIPPAAINEPSPTPISTATDAQSFEESVSTQESPSAGVNKPSPTLSSTATDVQGLQESVPTPERPPAAITEPSPAPSSKGTNAQGLQESVPTPENPPAAIIETSPTASSRGTDVQGLQDSVLTPESPTVVKPSVITNAQATNETSPSSMSVPSSSTSAPSTTTENPHAVTMQTVTETVKEFSGTREHASPPDATVATQTLPTVHLPRRPHVTPVLPLKRPLFPARPPSFATTVGHRRLRPSDRVSTEGNQVQQTTTMAPETHSDINSANIPPTNENEQPSHPVIETPNIHLRRPHFPRPISGNRHATSSGKAPGRASGRRRKPGSRGGKRRTTTTPSPQDTTTAVPVFLEDTNAGPSGTAQFGARIGARVPQGTHQPVPMTEQPPTTSEPITTGRVLNRPAKPRRTKRPKTRPVTRPPGTEYNDVRYAYRAPNFASTRIAVDKETAYETTHEAYITDVAPASTTYRTKSPLVAEVTLPSTESADRSAISTVEYDEPLSDEPDSSNTEEPGQEASLLPHNVAAQSESLEGQLLQNQHNLNVDSGVSKQTAEVTRIPHVTTDSLLSPNNAATITIDNEDSGAPGTSGSTSQSFSTLSPTTSYGAKLNLGPSVAPGTSGDVARGVSHVEYSEPILTDGPPVEGHKAVTEGAQAMPVTAGEITSQSGKAVTQAGFSGPSLSSGTQISSGSVTDSSGADGKSYFTGYDPQHKTRAPTQAPTEGPRTSITDTSAGQPTSAPTANEEFFPLTPELDISRITTTTTPKPTQPPTTQKPYYPPLPNQPANPVAVFLVGEPGQEQGNTSAQKTVPETKTSQDKVVSENSSSGGLLQGPQPSETSKISEVPQYSTTKRPELAVPPSFLIPSNPPQSQAAVYGQTRKPGQLTQPNPAAVATYATSTDSLAGTSVNRDQQNTAVSYSAQTSRAPYTTVRPQSTNTGAPTSETSVSGLSTPLQGNAAPPETRPRLPPSAFSQHPSSFSNVSPNGPSNTHTIGTLAKQPSAEGVPPNTGVSTKPQSHPSASTTKYPISSTNRPRVPPSYVPQPAFLEPLGLQVQPFIVSQVHPNAQSSQPQKQTSYFQSLGLELSKYQLPALQLPAGPTQNRDTATAKTQAQSVQGSRVSAGQTQQTATSGAATGPSRPTYNDGAPIRPNLNQAKRRPNVSQGPQTQPAYIQSLGLQVPYLPEAQGHTVSNAAASPRLPQLGVLVPQITQPALSKPTVPQRPQVAAAKSQPQTPQTFVSGQTAGRIPLRGAGQYVVGQPVRQNKPGPGSAPARIVPSVAQAQSFVAPKAPQAKPGARRPPVAPTPSRASKPSEASPIAQQPRPISVPQGQAAQRPHIGQAHTRIYFSPPVPTNKNGLKQPPLPVAPFFLSIRHDQVVQENGPFPDVGNILSLKQTIPDDIVLPAQKASQPTRVAVAPKKSNAASERPLQIPQTPRPTRVQAQKATVSAPVPAAKKPSLFPSYAPQSQQPGIVRQIILSPATGPIPYQPKSVVPASQPPTQQGTQGVYKVSTYVPVASASLPGRPGLTATSYVPTTPDGQVLRVTSVAKPVPSTVNQANKNGVQGAVVSAASSPGVSGEQKSVSPAAAAQTSTTVPVGGAQVQGGSAANVLLPQGLVQAPQQQVVQVTSYTPQGSPQFQQTQPTYVQQVPAQQAYTRGQQPGLGLQVPVFYAAGPLPSGQVQYHPSAAGLIRQYSPQQFQTVYAVPRNVRTSGASALRASQPVYVARGNPALQAAVAGTGKAPGFAPIVYARPPVTLVERRPYYAFQQPVYVAASPQQPAQGAPTLTGAGNQLQQPLTLSVG, from the coding sequence ATGCCTGACATAGTGCCCACCGAACTAACATTGACCCCTGTAAGTCTGAACGCCACTACAGTACACAGGAGCACAGCTGCGCCATCGGCCGAAAGTTCATCCACCGAAGCGACGTTATTTGCGAGTACTTCCGGCGCACTCACAGAACAGTCTCTCAACCAAAATGCACCTGGTGAGTTTCCTGTTTCTGCAGAGACGCCACAAGTTCTGGCTGAAAATGATGGCGTAACTACCCACTTTGTTAACGAAAGCAAACCCGGACTCGGCGCAGCGCTGGCAGAAGTTCCGTCAAGGGTCGTAATCAATTCAAGTGAAGCAGCACATGACGTAGCTTCAATAGAAAACGTGCCGACAAACCAAGGTTTGGCCCCTGAACCAAGTGAAGGTTCGCTGCTCGGCAAAATTAGCACAAACGCAGGGGCTGCACAAGGAGTCAGTACCGAGGCGCCGTCACTTACGCCCACCTTAGCGGTAACCTATGAGCCGTCACCTGCACTGAGCTCCAGGGGTACTGAAGCGCCAACATTGCAAGCAAGTGTGCCTATTCCCGAGATCCCACCAGCAGCCATTAATGAGCCATCACCTACACCCATCTCCACGGCAACCGATGCACAAAGCTTCGAAGAAAGCGTGTCTACTCAAGAGAGCCCATCAGCAGGCGTTAATAAGCCATCACCTACACTCAGCTCCACGGCCACCGATGTGCAAGGTTTGCAAGAGAGCGTGCCTACTCCTGAGCGACCACCAGCAGCCATCACTGAGCCCTCACCTGCACCCAGCTCCAAGGGCACCAATGCGCAAGGTTTGCAAGAAAGCGTACCTACTCCTGAGAACCCACCAGCAGCCATCATTGAGACGTCACCTACAGCCAGCTCCAGGGGTACCGATGTGCAGGGTTTGCAAGATAGCGTGCTCACTCCCGAGAGCCCAACCGTGGTGAAGCCGTCCGTTATTACAAACGCGCAGGCTACAAACGAGACGTCACCATCAAGCATGTCTGTGCCATCAAGCTCTACAAGTGCCCCATCCACCACGACTGAAAATCCCCATGCAGTTACGATGCAAACCGTCACTGAAACTGTAAAGGAATTCTCAGGCACAAGAGAACACGCGTCGCCACCTGATGCAACTGTAGCTACACAAACGTTACCGACTGTGCATTTACCAAGAAGGCCGCATGTTACACCGGTGCTCCCTCTAAAGCGACCGCTATTTCCTGCCCGGCCACCGAGCTTTGCCACCACAGTTGGACACAGAAGGTTACGGCCCTCAGATCGGGTTAGCACCGAAGGCAACCAGGTCCAGCAAACAACCACTATGGCACCAGAAACTCATTCAGACATAAACAGTGCAAACATACCCCCCACTAATGAAAACGAACAACCAAGCCATCCAGTCATAGAAACGCCGAATATTCATTTGAGGCGGCCCCACTTTCCGAGGCCCATAAGTGGTAATCGCCATGCCACATCCAGTGGGAAAGCTCCCGGAAGAGCTTCAGGCAGGCGACGTAAGCCCGGTAGCAGAGGTGGCAAGCGCCGTACCACTACGACACCGTCACCACAAGACACTACAACCGCGGTACCTGTGTTCCTTGAGGATACCAACGCAGGACCTTCCGGAACGGCACAGTTCGGAGCACGTATTGGAGCTCGTGTGCCACAGGGCACGCACCAACCTGTGCCAATGACAGAGCAGCCACCAACAACTTCAGAACCGATAACCACAGGTAGGGTGCTAAACCGGCCAGCGAAACCTCGCCGCACCAAACGGCCTAAAACACGACCCGTGACAAGACCACCTGGAACCGAATATAACGATGTTCGGTATGCTTATAGAGCACCAAATTTTGCGAGTACTAGAATCGCTGTCGATAAGGAAACGGCCTACGAGACGACACACGAAGCTTACATTACCGACGTTGCCCCCGCTTCTACAACTTATCGCACGAAGTCGCCTCTTGTTGCCGAAGTGACGCTACCGTCTACAGAATCGGCTGACAGAAGCGCCATTTCCACTGTGGAGTACGACGAACCCCTAAGTGATGAGCCAGATTCATCAAACACAGAGGAGCCTGGCCAAGAGGCATCTCTGCTACCTCACAATGTCGCAGCGCAAAGCGAGTCATTGGAGGGGCAGCTATTACAAAACCAGCACAATTTAAATGTTGATTCGGGTGTTAGCAAGCAAACCGCAGAAGTTACTAGAATTCCTCATGTCACAACTGACAGTCTATTAAGTCCAAACAACGCAGCTACAATTACCATTGACAATGAAGATTCAGGGGCGCCTGGAACTTCTGGTTCAACCTCTCAGTCATTTTCCACCTTGTCACCTACAACTTCTTACGGTGCGAAATTGAACTTGGGGCCCAGTGTTGCGCCAGGGACTTCAGGCGATGTGGCAAGAGGAGTTAGTCATGTTGAATATAGCGAACCAATATTGACCGATGGTCCGCCAGTTGAAGGTCACAAAGCAGTCACTGAAGGTGCGCAGGCCATGCCAGTCACTGCAGGGGAAATCACAAGTCAGTCAGGAAAGGCGGTAACCCAAGCGGGCTTTAGCGGTCCAAGCCTGTCCAGTGGAACGCAAATCAGTTCCGGTAGTGTCACTGATTCATCCGGTGCGGATGGGAAATCCTACTTTACTGGCTATGACCCACAACATAAAACAAGGGCACCGACACAGGCTCCTACAGAAGGACCAAGAACCTCGATTACAGACACTTCAGCAGGACAGCCTACGAGCGCACCAACGGCAAATGAAGAATTCTTCCCCTTGACTCCCGAGCTCGACATATCCAGAATCACCACCACTACGACGCCGAAGCCAACGCAACCACCGACGACACAGAAGCCGTATTATCCGCCTCTTCCAAATCAGCCAGCTAATCCAGTGGCCGTATTTTTGGTCGGCGAGCCCGGGCAGGAACAAGGGAACACCTCGGCTCAGAAAACCGTGCCCGAAACAAAAACTTCTCAAGATAAAGTTGTTTCTGAGAACTCTAGCAGCGGAGGCCTTCTCCAAGGTCCACAACCATCCGAAACATCTAAGATTTCTGAAGTTCCCCAATACTCCACGACAAAGAGACCAGAACTGGCCGTTCCTCCGAGTTTCCTTATTCCAAGTAACCCTCCTCAATCACAGGCAGCTGTCTATGGACAGACTAGAAAGCCGGGTCAGTTAACGCAACCAAACCCCGCAGCAGTAGCCACATATGCTACAAGTACTGATTCTCTGGCCGGAACGAGTGTAAACAGAGACCAGCAGAACACTGCCGTGTCTTACAGCGCTCAGACAAGTCGCGCCCCATACACAACAGTTAGGCCTCAGTCAACAAACACTGGTGCACCTACTTCAGAAACATCAGTGAGCGGATTGTCCACCCCTCTACAAGGCAACGCCGCACCCCCTGAAACAAGGCCAAGGCTTCCTCCCTCTGCCTTCTCTCAACACCCAAGCTCTTTTTCAAATGTTTCTCCTAATGGTCCTTCGAACACACACACGATAGGGACATTGGCAAAGCAGCCAAGCGCTGAAGGTGTTCCGCCGAACACCGGTGTCAGTACCAAGCCGCAATCTCACCCATCAGCATCTACAACGAAGTACCCCATTTCGTCAACCAATAGACCTCGCGTACCGCCATCATATGTTCCACAGCCTGCTTTCTTGGAACCTCTAGGCCTCCAAGTTCAACCATTTATTGTCAGTCAAGTTCACCCAAATGCACAAAGTTCACAGCCTCAAAAGCAGACAAGCTATTTTCAGTCATTGGGCCTAGAGCTAAGCAAATATCAACTTCCTGCGCTTCAGCTACCAGCTGGGCCAACACAGAATAGAGACACGGCTACCGCAAAGACACAAGCTCAAAGTGTGCAAGGCTCGCGCGTGTCCGCTGGACAAACACAGCAAACTGCCACATCTGGCGCTGCCACAGGACCCAGCAGGCCCACGTATAATGATGGTGCGCCAATTAGACCAAACCTAAACCAAGCAAAGCGGCGACCGAATGTATCACAAGGGCCCCAGACACAACCGGCATATATACAGTCCTTGGGACTGCAAGTTCCTTATTTACCGGAAGCGCAAGGTCACACAGTAAGCAATGCAGCCGCCTCTCCACGCTTGCCTCAGTTAGGAGTACTGGTGCCACAAATTACTCAGCCTGCTCTCTCCAAGCCTACGGTACCGCAACGCCCGCAGGTCGCAGCTGCAAAGAGCCAACCACAGACACCACAGACATTTGTTTCTGGCCAGACAGCTGGAAGGATTCCACTCAGAGGCGCTGGTCAGTATGTTGTGGGGCAACCTGTCCGTCAAAATAAACCTGGACCTGGCTCCGCCCCCGCAAGGATTGTTCCCAGTGTTGCACAAGCACAGAGTTTCGTTGCACCAAAAGCACCACAAGCCAAACCCGGTGCTCGAAGACCGCCTGTTGCCCCCACTCCTTCTCGGGCTAGCAAACCGTCAGAAGCTTCACCAATCGCTCAGCAGCCTAGGCCAATCAGCGTTCCTCAAGGGCAGGCTGCTCAGAGGCCACACATAGGACAGGCCCACACACGTATATATTTCTCTCCACCAGTCCCCACGAATAAGAATGGATTAAAGCAACCTCCGCTGCCGGTTGCTCCTTTCTTCTTGAGCATTCGACACGATCAAGTTGTCCAAGAGAATGGACCTTTCCCTGACGTAGGCAATATATTGTCCTTGAAGCAAACTATTCCTGACGACATTGTTTTGCCCGCTCAGAAGGCATCGCAGCCAACCCGAGTAGCCGTGGCGCCCAAAAAGTCAAATGCCGCTTCTGAAAGGCCTCTCCAGATTCCACAAACACCGAGGCCTACGCGCGTTCAAGCACAGAAGGCGACGGTTTCTGCGCCCGTTCCAGCGGCGAAGAAACCTTCCCTTTTCCCGAGCTACGCTCCCCAGTCTCAGCAGCCTGGAATCGTGAGGCAAATAATATTGAGCCCAGCGACAGGGCCTATACCTTATCAGCCAAAATCTGTCGTACCAGCTAGCCAACCACCTACCCAGCAAGGAACTCAAGGTGTGTACAAAGTCAGCACGTACGTACCAGTCGCGTCAGCTTCCTTGCCAGGAAGGCCAGGCCTGACTGCCACATCATACGTACCCACAACGCCAGACGGTCAGGTACTAAGGGTAACGTCCGTTGCAAAGCCAGTGCCTTCCACCGTTAACCAGGCTAACAAAAACGGAGTGCAGGGTGCCGTCGTAAGCGCTGCTAGTTCACCAGGCGTTTCTGGAGAGCAAAAGTCTGTTAGCCCGGCAGCCGCTGCACAGACCTCTACCACGGTTCCTGTTGGCGGCGCTCAAGTTCAGGGCGGGTCCGCTGCAAACGTTCTCCTTCCGCAAGGTCTCGTGCAAGCACCCCAGCAACAGGTCGTGCAAGTAACTTCATATACACCACAGGGTAGCCCACAGTTCCAGCAAACACAGCCTACCTACGTACAGCAAGTCCCTGCACAGCAGGCTTACACCAGAGGTCAACAACCCGGTCTCGGATTACAAGTGCCCGTATTTTACGCTGCCGGCCCACTGCCGTCGGGACAAGTACAGTACCACCCGAGTGCAGCCGGTCTCATCAGGCAGTATTCGCCGCAACAGTTCCAAACCGTGTACGCTGTACCACGAAATGTGAGGACGTCTGGAGCCAGCGCTTTAAGGGCGTCGCAACCCGTTTACGTGGCCCGTGGAAACCCCGCTTTACAAGCCGCGGTCGCCGGGACAGGAAAGGCGCCGGGCTTCGCACCGATAGTGTACGCCAGGCCTCCCGTGACACTGGTCGAGAGGAGACCGTACTACGCCTTTCAACAGCCTGTATATGTGGCGGCATCTCCGCAACAGCCAGCTCAAGGCGCGCCTACGCTAACAGGTGCTGGCAACCAGCTTCAGCAACCTCTGACTCTGAGCGTTGGCTAG